A genomic segment from Nicotiana sylvestris chromosome 1, ASM39365v2, whole genome shotgun sequence encodes:
- the LOC138876199 gene encoding secreted RxLR effector protein 161-like, whose protein sequence is MTGCRPVDTPMDSNSKLLPGQEEPLSDLARYRRLLGKLNYLTVTRPDISFHVSIVSQFIDSPCDSHWDAVIRILRYIKSALGKGLLFEDRGHEQIIGYSDANWAGSPSDTGSMPGYCVLVGGNLVSWKSKKQNVVVWSSAEAEYRAMIMATCELI, encoded by the coding sequence atgacaggttgtagacctgttgacactccgatggattcgaattctaaacttctgccaggACAGGAGGAGCCTCTTAGCGATCTTGCAAGATATAGGCGGTTgcttggtaaattaaattacctcacagtgactagacctgacatttccTTTCATGTGAGTATTGTGAGTCAGTTTATAGATTCTCcatgtgatagtcattgggatgcagttatccgcattcttcggtatataaaatcagctttaggcaaaggcttattgtttgaggatcgaggccatGAGCAGATCATTGGATACTCAGATGCtaattgggcaggatcaccttctgatacaGGTTCTATGCCTGGATATTGTGtcttagtaggaggaaatttggtgtcttggaagagcaagaaacagaatgtggttgtttggtctagtgcagaagcagaatatcgagcaatgATTATGGCCACATGTGAGCTAATTTAG